In Jannaschia sp. W003, the genomic stretch CCCCCGTGCGCCCCCCGTGCAGACGCGCGGCCTCCCCCTGTTCACGCCCCGTTAACCGCGCGCGCCGAGAACCGCTCCGGATCGGAGGACGGCGATGGCGACGACGAAGCGCGAGCGGAACCACCTGAACGAGATGCTGGAGATCCTGTGGAGGTTCGAGTGGGACATGCACTCGAAGATCACCCGCGAGGAGCGGTTCCCCAAGGAGTGGACCGAGATCTGGCGCCGGCGCTCGGCGCGCAAGCGGCGGGTGACGATCCGCGTGGACGAGGACGTCCTGCGCTTCTTCCGCTCCATGGGCGACGGGTACGGGCCGCGCATGAACGGGGTGCTGCGCAGCTTCATGCTCTGCCGGCTCGGGGGTCTGATCGAGAACGAGGACCTGCTGGAGCGCTACCGCGAGGACTGGATGGACAAGCCCCGCCCGCGCGACGGCAAGGAGATCGAGGAGATGTACGGGAAGATACGGCGCACGTACAAGGCGGGGAGCGGGGAGGTGCCGGAGGAGTGGAAGTTCGAGTGAGGGGGTGGTGAGCGGTGGGGCGGACAGCCGACCTTCGCCGCAGGAGTGAGCCATCCAAGCTGTCAGGTAAGAAGCAGACATTCAGACCACGCCGAACTCGGACTTGGCGCTGCACCGCCGCAAGGCGGCTTTGAGCTGTATGCGGACCCTGAGACGCCCAAGGCAGAAGTGAATCGCCGCACGATCTGCATTTTCGCGGACGACCAGTAGAAGACAATCGCTTGCTGCCGGTTGTCGCTGAATTGACTCGTCGCGGCACTGGCATCGTCAAACAGCGGTGCGCTGGTATAAAAAAGGCAACAGCGCCAGTTGTGAAGGCTCCAAGCCCTCGGTAGCAGTACCAGAAAATAGCGAATCGCAGAGCACTATGACCTTCAATTTTACTATTCCCACCCTGGGTGAAGCTCTCGCAGTAAGGTTCGACCCAGGCGAGACTGTCATATTCGTCGGCGCGAACGGTGGCGGAAAAACGCGTCTCACAGTTCATATCGAAAATAAACTGGAAGATGCGGCACACCGCGTGTCCGCACATCGTGCACTCTCGATGAACCCTGAGGTTCAAAAAATCAGCGAAAGGCAAGCGCTCTCCGGGTTGCGATTTGGATACACCGGCAACGCGTCAAACAATGCTACCGTGCAATATAGGCACGGCCACAGGTGGGGCAGTAAAGATGCGACCCATCTGCTGAATGATTTCGATTTTCTCATCCAAGCGCTTTTTGCCGATCAGTCTAACACCTCTTTGAAAGCCTATCATCGGCATAAGCCGGGCGCAGATCAAAGCGAAGACAGCTTCGAAATTACCAAGTTCGACAAGCTTCTCGAAATCTGGAACCGCCTTCTTCCTCATCGTCAACTTCACATCTCCGGGGATAACATCACAGTTTCAGCCGGCGGCGTTGGTGAAGCCTACCCCGCCTCCGATATGAGTGATGGGGAGAGAGCAATCTTCTACATGATAGGTCAAGCACTGGTTGCAGCGGAAGGAACAGTCTTGATCGTCGATGAACCAGAGCTTCACGTTCATCGTTCGATAATGGCGAAGCTATGGGACGAAATAGAGGCCACTCGGAGGGATTGTGGATTTATATATATTACTCACGACCTTGATTTCGCAGCTGCACGATCAGCAAAAAAGTATGTCATTCGAGATTTTACACCTCAGCCCCACTGGGTGATTGAAGAGATTCCGGAGAACACCGGATTTCCAGAGGAGCTGGTCACACTCATTCTGGGCAGCAGGCGCCCCATCCTTTTTGTCGAGGGCACGCATGATAGCCTTGACTACGCAATATACCGCGCATGCTATCCAGAATGGACAGTTGTTCCAAAGTCTTCTTGCTCCGAAGTCATCCATTCAGTGGTTTCAATGCGTGCGAATGCAAGTCTGACCCGGGTAACATGTTCTGGTATCGTGGATGGCGATGACTACAGCGATGAGGATGTAGCTTATTTCGAAGATTTGGGAATTAAGGTCATTCCTGTATCGGAGATCGAGAACCTTATAGCTCTTCCAGTGGTTTGCTCCGCGATTGCCAAATCTGACGGCTTCACTGGGACTGACTTGCAAAAGAAGCTCGATGATGTTTCCAGCGGAATATTCGGCTTACTCGATAGCGATGAAAAGATTGACAAGGTGGTCGCCCGTCATTGTCAAAGGCGTATTGATCGCATGCTGAAGAAGCTCGATTTCTCAGGCTCCACATCAAGTGAAGAGCTAATTCATGATTACAATACTCGCACCGCAAATTTGGATGTTTCTGAGGTCGTAGAAGCTCGAACACGAGAAATAAAGGCCGCTATAGAGCAGAAAGATTTGACGGCACTTCTGCGCTATTACGACAACAAAAAAGGAATCACCGCAACTTTGGCGTCAGTTTTAAAAGGGACCAGGAGGGAAAACTTTGAATCGTGGGTTATCAGGGTTCTTGCGGCAAATAGCTCAAGCGGCATAGCAAACGCTGTGAAGAGTGTTCTTCCAGCGATCGAGCCTCGGTAGCTCGAGTCCGTTCTTTCCGCACACCTGACCTCCGACGGCACCCGCAGGACGCATGCGCAGCGAAAGTCCGGTTCGACGGGCCGCGCCGCCGCATACCCGGTATCGCTTCAACGGCAGCTCTGGGCCGTCCGCTTCCCCCTACCCCGGCACCAGCACCGTCACCCCCACGGCCCCGGCCCGCGCCAGCTCCGGGTCCAGCGTCATCGGGATGTACTCGCCCCGGCGCCACAGGACGCCCAGGTCGTCGTAGTGGCGCGACAGGAAGTGGCCGGACTGGCCCGTCGAGCTGATGAAGACCGAGGATTCGGGGTCGGCGAAGTCGTAGACGCCGCGGTAGGCCGCCGCATGCACGTTCGCGAAGGGGTCGGGGCCGGTGCCCGCCGTGCGGCCGCGCTGGAGGGTGTTGTCGCCGCCCGAGGAGCTCTGGCGGATGTTCACGAGGCCGCCGAGGAACGGGGTCTCGCCCAGGACGGGGTGGTCGTGGCGGGCCTCGTGGGCGTCGCCCCAGCGCCAGCCCTCGACCCGGGCGCCGAAGCGCTCGGCGAGGTCCTGGAGGGCATCGTCGAGGGCGAGGCGGGCGATGGCGGTGCAGGTCTCCTGCGCGGTGGACTGGATCACGTCGCACCAGGCCGAGGCGCCGTCGATGTCGCGGTAGACGCGCTCGATGAAGAGGGGCTCGAGGGCGGTGTACTCGGCGGCCAATGGGCCGAGGTCGTCGCGCAGGAGGCGGTCCTGCAGGGCGCGCATCCAGGCGGCGTAGATGAGCGGCTCGGGCAGGTGCTCGCTCATCTCGCCGTTCCAGGCGGCGAGGAGGTCGAGGGCGACCTGGCGGCGGCGCTCGGGGGTTCCTTCCGCGGCGGCCTCGCCGGTGAACCACAGGTCGCGTCCCACGAGGGGCAGGAGCGCGCGGGCGGCGGGGCTGACGGTGTCGAGCTGGGCGTCCACGAGGCTCTGGCGGGTGTGGATCTCGCGCTGCTGCATGAGCGCCTCCATGCGCAGGACGCGCTGGCTGTCGCCCCAGTGGAAGGTGATGTGGTCCGGGAAGGGCGCGTCGAGCAGCTTGTTGTTGGTGTTGCCGAGGAGGCCGCCCTCGGGGTCGACCCAGCGGGGGTTGGCGTCGGCGGGTTTCAGGCCGCGCCAGGTGTTGGCGTCGATCCAGCCGGGCGCGGGGATGCGGCCCTCGGACTGGTGGGCGGGGTCGCGGTCGGGCTGGCGGCCCATCACGGTCATGGCGATGCGCCGGCCGTCGGCGACGGCGAGGTTGAAGGCGGGGGCCACGGCGTGGGCGGCGGCGTCGAGGGCGTCCTCGAGGCTTTGCGCGCGCATGAGGCCGAGGGCGGCGCGCAGCGAGGTGTCCTCCTCGGACAGCGCGGTCCAGGACAGGGCGGCGACGTGGCCGGGGGGCGTGACGGCGCCAACGTCGAACTGGGCCGGGGTCAGCACGGGGCCGTTGCGGGTGCGGCGGAGCGTGAGCGTGACGGGAGCCTCGTCCGCGATGCGCAGGATGGAGCGCTCGGTCTCGAAGGGCTCGAAGCCGTCCGGGGTGCGGTAGCGGGCGGCGTCGTCGGGGTCGAGCTGCTCGATCAGGATGTCCTGGTCGTCGAGGTAGGTGGAGGTGAGGCCCCAGCCGAGGCGCTCGGTGCGGCCGAGCATGATCGTGGGAATGCCGGGGACCGTGGCGCCGATCACGCCGCCGGTCTCGAGCTCGAGGCGCGCGAGGTAGAAGATCGAGGGGGCGGTGAGGCCGAGGTGCGGGTCGTTGGCCAGGAGCGCGCCCCCGGAGGCGGAGCGGTCGCCGGCCACGGCGAAGCTGTTCGAGGCGCCCGCCAGCCCGCGCGGGGCCAGGGGCCAGAGTGCGGGGCGCGGGGCGGCGGCCCACTGGCGGGGGGCGTCCAGCGTGGGGAACATGTCGCGCATGCCCGCCAGCACCACGGTGCCGTCGCCGGGGATCTCGGGGTGGAGGTCGCGCAGGCGCTCGGGGGACAGGGCGAGCGAGGCGCGGGCGCGCAGGGTCTCCTCGGCGGCGGCGCCGGTGAGCTGGAGCGCCATGAGCTTGGCGATGGCGATCGAGTCGGCGGGCTGCCACGGGGCGACCTCGGGCGGGAACAGGAAGTACTCGGGCGCGCCCCGCCCCTCGGCGTCCTCGTTCACGGAGCGGATGCGCGCGTTCACGCCGGCGGCGTAGGCCTCGAGCATGGCGGCGGTCTCGGGGTCCTGCGCCTCGGCGGACAGGCGCGCGGCGCGGTAGAGGCCGAGGCGGCGCAGGAGCTCGTCGGTGCGCAGGGTGCGCTGCCCGAACACCTCGGACAGGCGGCCCTGCGCGGTGCGGCGCAGCAGCGTCATCTGCCAGAGGCGGTCCTGCGCGTGGGCGTAGCCGATGCCGAAGAACACGTCCGCGTCGCTCTCGCCGAAGACGTGGGGGATCGCGTGGAGGTCGCGCACGATCTCGGTGCGGCCCTCCAGCCCCGAGACCACGAGGGTGCGCTCGTAATCGGGGAGGCTGCGCGAGGCGAGCCACAGCAGCGTCGCCAGCGCGGCGCCCGCCACGATCAGTCCCACCACCACGATGCGGAAGGTCCAGCGGAACAGTCGCTCCATGCCTATCGTCCCCGTTGCCTCGCCTCGATCCGGGCGGTCTAACGGGCGCGGACACGAAGGCAAAGAGGGAGGCCGTCATGGCAGCGTGCGCGTTTCTGGGACTTGGCGTGATGGGCGGGCCGATGGCCGGGCATCTGGCGAAGGCGGGGCACGCGGTGACGGTGTACAACCGCACCGCCGCGAAGGCCGAAGGCTGGGCCGCCGAGCACGGCGGCGCCCATGCCGCCACGCCCCGCGAGGCGGCGGCGGGTGCCGCCTTCGTGATGGCCTGCGTGGGCAACGACGACGACCTGCGGGGCGTCTGCCTCGGGGACGACGGGGCCTTCGCGGGCATGGAGCGGGGCGCCATCTTCGTGGACCACACCACGGTCAGCGCCGAGGTGACGCGCGAGCTGGCCACGGAAGCGGAGGCGCTCGGCATCGCATACGTGGACGCCCCCGTCTCGGGCGGTCAGGCGGGCGCCGAGAACGGGCAGCTCGTGGTGATGTGCGGCGGGGCCGAGGACGCCTATGCGGCCGCCGAGCCGGTGATCGCGGCCTACGCCAAGGCCTGCCGGCGCATGGGGGACGTGGGCGCGGGGCAGCTCACGAAGATGGTGAACCAGATCTGCATCGCCGGGCTCCTGCAGGGCCTGAGCGAGGGCATGGCCTTCGCCAAGGCCGCCGGGCTGGACGGCGAGGCGGTGGTCGAGGTGATCCAGGGCGGCGCGGCTGGCTCGTGGCAGATGGTGAACCGGCACAAGACCATGCTCGCGGGCGAGTACGAGCACGGCTTCGCGGTGGACTGGATGCGCAAGGACCTCGGGATCTGCCTGCGCGAGGCCGAGAACGTGGGCGCTCCCCTGCCCGGCACGGCGCTGGTGGACCAGTTCTACAAGGACGTGCAGGCGATGGGCGGGGGACGGTGGGACACGTCCAGCCTGATGGCGCGGCTGGAGAAGTTGCGGGAGGGGTGAGCGGCCGTCCGGCCGAAGGCCGGCGGTCGGTCCAGTGGACCGATCGGGCCGCGAACGCGGGCGCACCAGCGCCCGCGCTGGGGCGCTGGCGGAGCATGAGGACAACAGCGCGGCCGTCGGTCGGAGCGCCCTGCTCACGAGCCTGCTGGCGGATGTGAGACCGAGGCCCCGGCGCGGAGGGCGGGGCGTGGCTCGCCTCGTCCGGGCCGTCACGCCCCGGGCCTGACCGGGGGCCTCTGGCCAGCGCTTGCATATTCGTGGCGAAGCGGAGTGCGGGCGGATGGCATGGACCCCGGCGCAGGGCCGTGGCGTGACGCCCCCTCCCCTACCCCCGCCGCGGGTGGAGCGTGACGGGCGTGTCCATCGGCACCCGGGCGTAGAGGTCCATCATCTGGTCGTTCACCAGCCGCGCGCAGCCGTTCGACACGGCGGTGCCGATGGTGTGCGGCTCGTGGGTGCCGTGGATGCGCAGGAAGGTGTCGCCGCGCCCCGGCGCGAAGAGATAGAGCGCCGCCGCCCCGAGCGGGTTGTCGAGCGCACCGGGCAGGCCCACGCCCTCGTAGGGGCCGTAGAGCTCGGGCTCGCGCTCGATCATGCCGGGGGTGGGCATCCACGACGGCAGGGTCTTCTTGGCGCCCACGTAGAAGCGGCCCGCCTCGTAGAGCCCCGGCTTGCCCACGCCCACGAAGTAGCGGATCGCGGTGCCGTCCGCCTGCGTCCAGTAGAGGCGGAAGCTGTCGGGAAAGACGTGGACCTCGCCCGGCGGCAGGGCCGTGTCGAGGCGCACGCGCCGGGGCAGCATCTCGGCCGGCACGTCGTAGCGCGGCACGGTGACCTGCGCGCGGGCGGCGGTGGCGGACAGAGCGGCGGCGGCCGTCAGGGCGAAGCGGCGTCGGGTGAGCATCGGTGCGGTCTCCCTCGGTGGTGTGCGGGGGGAAAGCGCATGGGCGGGGGGAAGGGTTTCGCGCCCCGGGCGCACGAGGGTGTGAGGGGGCTTTGCGGTGCGCGGGGCCGATGCGCGTCGCGGCGCAGTCCTTCGTCCCGTCCGGCGGCCCCGCCGGTGCGGGGCCGCGCGCTGGCCGGGCAAAGGTCCGCCGGACCTCTGACTGTTCGGCTAGCGCCCGCGGATGCGGGGGTCCAGCGCGTCGCGCAGGCCGTCGCCCACGTAGTTGATCGACAGCACCACGAGGCTGATGGCGAGGCCCGGCCAGACCGCGCGCATGGGGTAGAGCTGCAGGTAGGCCACGCCGTCGTTCAGGAGGCGGCCCCAGGTGGGGAAGTCGGGCGGGAAGCCAAGGCCGAGGAAGCTCAGGGTCGACTCGGTGATGATGGCCGTCGCGATGCCCAGGGTCGCCGAGACCATAATTGGCGAGAGCACGTTGGGCAGCATGTGGCGCGAGATCACGCGGCGCGCGGGCGTGCCGATGGAGCGGGCGGCGAGCACGAACTCGCGCTCCTTGAGTGCAAGCACGTCGCCGCGCACGATGCGCGCGGTCTGCATCCAGGAGGTGATGCCGATGGCGGAAACCATGAGGATGAAGATGCCCGCCTCGATGCCGAAGGCGCCGGCGAGGGGCTCGCGGAACAGGACGACCATGACGAGGAGGAGCGGCAGGATCGGCAGGGCGAGGAACAGGTCCGTGAGGCGCATGAGCGCGCCGTCGAGGGCCTTGAAGTAGCCGGCGAGCACGCCGAGGAACGTGCCCACCAGCATCGACAGGGCCATGGCCGTGAGGCCCACGGCGAGGCTGATGCGCCCGCCCATCATCATGCGCGCGAAGATGTCGCGGCCGAGCTGGTCGGTGCCCATGGGGTGCGCGAGCGAGCTGCCCTGGTTGCGGCCGCGGATGTCCGTGCCGGTGGGGTCGAGCGGCCAGAGGAACGGGCCGAACACCACCACGGCGCAGATGGCGAGGAACACCCCCGCCCCGATCAGCGCTCCCTTGTGGGTGCGGAACTGGTCCCACACGTCGCGCCACTGGGAGCGGGCGCCGGGGTCGACGGGCACGGACATGATCTCGGGGCCGGGCTCGTGCGAGGCGACGACGACGCGGGCGTCCCCGCCCGGCGGCGGCAGGGGATCGGTGGCGTGGGGGTCAGTCATAGCGGATCCGCGGGTCGAGGACGCCGTAGAGCAGGTCGGCGATCAAGTTCGAGACCACGATCAGCACGGCGAAGATGAACGACAGGGTCTGCACCATGGGCCAGTCGTTGGCCTGCAGCGCGGTGATCAGGAGCTGGCCGATGCCGTTCACCTTGAAGATCTGCTCGGTGATGATGGCGCCCGAGAAGATGGCCGGCACGTACAGTGCGATCACGGTGACGACCGGCAGGAGCGAGTTGCGCAGGACGTGCACGAGGATCACGCGGCTCTCCACGAGGCCCTTGGCGCGGGCCGTGCGCACGTAGTCCTGGTTGAGGTTGTCGAGCACGGAGGCGCGCATGAAGCGGCTCAGCTGCGAGGTGATCTGGAGGGCCAGCACCATCACCGGCAGCACCATCTGGCGGACCTGCACGAGGAAGCTGTCCCAGTCGTCGACCACGTGGCGGGTGTCGTAGATGGTCGGGAACCAGCCGAGCTGCACCGAGAAGATGATGATGACGAGGACGCCCGAGAAGAAGGGCGGCACCGAGAAGCCCACCATGGTGATGAACGTGCCCGCCTGGTCGAACAGCGAGTACTGGCGGTAGGCCGAGTAGATGCCGATCGGCACGGCGATCAGGATGGCGACCACGTAGGAGGTGCCGACAACCCAGAGGGTCTGGGGGATACGCTCGGCGATGGCGGTGAAGACGGGCGCGCGGTTCTGCCAGGAGATGATACGCAGCTCGCCGGCCGCGAACTGCGTGCCGAACAGGGCGTCCACGACGTTGAGGGGCTCGACCCAGAAGAACTGGCGGATCCAGAGCATGAAGCGCACGGGCGCCGGCTCGCCGAGGCCGAGGGCCTGGCGCATCTGCTCCTTGACCTCGGAAGGAACGGTCAGGGGCACGTTGGCCATGGGATCGCCCGGCGCCAGCTCCAGCAGGAAGAAGATCGCGGCGGCGATGATCAGCAGCGTGGGGACCGCGAAGGCGAGGCGGCGGAAGGTGTAGGTCAGCACGGGCACGCGTCCCGGGGGGCCGCGGGCGCGGAGGCCGTGAGGGGAGTGGGCGCGGAGGGCATCGGCATGTCCGGTCTGGTGGAGGCGGGGCGCGCGTGCGCCCTGCCCCGGTGTCGGGTGCGGCGGGCCCGGAGGCCCGCCGCGCGCGGGGTCACTCGCCCTGGCGGTACCAGTCGGCGATGTTCCACAGCTCCGAGTCCCACACGTTCAGCTTCACGCCGCCGAGCGAGTTGGCGTGGGCCGAGAGGCGGCCGCGGTGCACGAGGGGGATCATGCCGCCGTTGAGCACGATCATGTCATTGAGCTCCTTGGCGATGCGCTGGCGCTCCGCGGTGTCGGCGGTGCGCGACAGCTCGTTCCACAGGGCGTCGTACTCCTCCATGCAGAAGCGCGAGATGTTCTCGCCCTGCCACTGGGTGTCCGGCGTCGGCGCCTTGTCGCACAGGCCGTTGGCGAGATACGCCTGCGGGTCGGTGCCGTTGAAGGTGTTCGCGTACATCTCCAGGTCGGCGTAGAACTTCTGGAACGTGTCCGGGCTGCCGGCGTCGCCGCCGAAGAACACCGAGGAGTTCACGTTGCGAAGCTCGGTCGCGATGCCGATCTCCTCGAACCACTCCTTGATGAGCGCCTGGAAGTCCTGGCGCACGGCGTTGGTCGAGGTCTGGTAGAGGACGCGCAGCTCCACGCCGTCCTTCTCGCGCACGCCGTCGCCGTTGGAGTCGACCCAGCCGGCCTCCTCGAGCATGGCCTTGGCGCCCTCGAGGTCCTGCGTGGAGCAGTCGATCGAGGTCGAGGCGTAGGCCTCGGGGGCGGGCACCCAGTTGCAGCCGACCTTGCCGGCCTGGCCGTAGCCGACCTCGACCAGGAGCGGGCGGTCGATCGCCATCGACATCGCCTTGTAGACGGCCGGGTCCTGCAGGAACGGGTGCGGACGGACGACCGAGCGCTCCTCGGGGGGCAGCGACGGGTCGGGGTTGGTCCAGTTGAGCATGATGCGCTCGACCAGCGGGCCGAAGCCGGCCACGGGCACGCCCATGCCGCCCGCCTCCATCTGCGCGATCACGTCGGGCGCCAGCTGCAGGTTCCAGGCGTAGTCGAACTCGCCGGTCTGCATGACCGCGCGGCCAGCCGCGTCGGCGTCGCCGCCGCCCTTGAAGTTCACGGAGGCGAAGGCCGGCTTGCCCTCCTCGCGGTAGTTCTCGTTCGCCTCGAAGGCGATCACGTCGTTGGTGCGGAACTCGGTGACCACGAAGGGCCCGGTGCCGATCGGGTTGAAGTTCTGCTCGGTGCAGGTCGAGGCCGCGGCGCCCTTGCACTGCTCGAACTGCGCCTTCTGCAGGATCGGGCTCTCGCCGCCGGTGAAGGCGGTGTAGGGATAGGGCGTCGGCTCCTTGAAGTTCACCACCACGGTGAAGTCGTCGGGCGTCTCGACCGACTCGACGCTCTCGAACTTGGTGATCTGCGCGCAGCCGCCCTCGGGGTCGGTGCAGTACTCGTAGGTGAACTTCACGTCCGCGGAGGTGAAGGGCGTGCCGTCCGACCAGGTGACGTCGTCGCGCAGCTTCCAGGTGATCGAGGTGAGGTCCTCGGCCACGCCGCCGTTGTCGACCGTCGGGATCTCGGTGACGAGCCACGGCTGGATGGTGCCGGTCTCGTCGAAGCGCGCCAGGGGCTCGAGCACGAGCGAGGCAGACTCCACGTCCTTGGTTCCGCCCGACAGGAACGGGTTCAGCGTGGACGGCGCTTGCCAGTAGATGATGTTGACCTGGCCGTCGCGGCCGCGCTCGCCTTCGTGGGCATCGGCGAAGGCCGAGGCCGGCACGCAGGCCGCGGCCGTCGCCAGAAGGGCGTGGGTGAGTCTCATTTGGTGTCTCCTTGTTGGGTGCTCGGCACAGGTTCCCGTGCCTCGGTCGCGCTCTGCGGCGCGTTTTCCGCGTTCTCGGGCGCGGTATGGGTGACCCCGGGCGCGCCCTGGGGCGCGTGCTCGGGGTCGTGGAGGTGGCAGGC encodes the following:
- a CDS encoding BrnA antitoxin family protein translates to MATTKRERNHLNEMLEILWRFEWDMHSKITREERFPKEWTEIWRRRSARKRRVTIRVDEDVLRFFRSMGDGYGPRMNGVLRSFMLCRLGGLIENEDLLERYREDWMDKPRPRDGKEIEEMYGKIRRTYKAGSGEVPEEWKFE
- a CDS encoding ATP-binding protein, producing the protein MRWYKKGNSASCEGSKPSVAVPENSESQSTMTFNFTIPTLGEALAVRFDPGETVIFVGANGGGKTRLTVHIENKLEDAAHRVSAHRALSMNPEVQKISERQALSGLRFGYTGNASNNATVQYRHGHRWGSKDATHLLNDFDFLIQALFADQSNTSLKAYHRHKPGADQSEDSFEITKFDKLLEIWNRLLPHRQLHISGDNITVSAGGVGEAYPASDMSDGERAIFYMIGQALVAAEGTVLIVDEPELHVHRSIMAKLWDEIEATRRDCGFIYITHDLDFAAARSAKKYVIRDFTPQPHWVIEEIPENTGFPEELVTLILGSRRPILFVEGTHDSLDYAIYRACYPEWTVVPKSSCSEVIHSVVSMRANASLTRVTCSGIVDGDDYSDEDVAYFEDLGIKVIPVSEIENLIALPVVCSAIAKSDGFTGTDLQKKLDDVSSGIFGLLDSDEKIDKVVARHCQRRIDRMLKKLDFSGSTSSEELIHDYNTRTANLDVSEVVEARTREIKAAIEQKDLTALLRYYDNKKGITATLASVLKGTRRENFESWVIRVLAANSSSGIANAVKSVLPAIEPR
- a CDS encoding penicillin acylase family protein yields the protein MERLFRWTFRIVVVGLIVAGAALATLLWLASRSLPDYERTLVVSGLEGRTEIVRDLHAIPHVFGESDADVFFGIGYAHAQDRLWQMTLLRRTAQGRLSEVFGQRTLRTDELLRRLGLYRAARLSAEAQDPETAAMLEAYAAGVNARIRSVNEDAEGRGAPEYFLFPPEVAPWQPADSIAIAKLMALQLTGAAAEETLRARASLALSPERLRDLHPEIPGDGTVVLAGMRDMFPTLDAPRQWAAAPRPALWPLAPRGLAGASNSFAVAGDRSASGGALLANDPHLGLTAPSIFYLARLELETGGVIGATVPGIPTIMLGRTERLGWGLTSTYLDDQDILIEQLDPDDAARYRTPDGFEPFETERSILRIADEAPVTLTLRRTRNGPVLTPAQFDVGAVTPPGHVAALSWTALSEEDTSLRAALGLMRAQSLEDALDAAAHAVAPAFNLAVADGRRIAMTVMGRQPDRDPAHQSEGRIPAPGWIDANTWRGLKPADANPRWVDPEGGLLGNTNNKLLDAPFPDHITFHWGDSQRVLRMEALMQQREIHTRQSLVDAQLDTVSPAARALLPLVGRDLWFTGEAAAEGTPERRRQVALDLLAAWNGEMSEHLPEPLIYAAWMRALQDRLLRDDLGPLAAEYTALEPLFIERVYRDIDGASAWCDVIQSTAQETCTAIARLALDDALQDLAERFGARVEGWRWGDAHEARHDHPVLGETPFLGGLVNIRQSSSGGDNTLQRGRTAGTGPDPFANVHAAAYRGVYDFADPESSVFISSTGQSGHFLSRHYDDLGVLWRRGEYIPMTLDPELARAGAVGVTVLVPG
- a CDS encoding NAD(P)-dependent oxidoreductase, with the translated sequence MAACAFLGLGVMGGPMAGHLAKAGHAVTVYNRTAAKAEGWAAEHGGAHAATPREAAAGAAFVMACVGNDDDLRGVCLGDDGAFAGMERGAIFVDHTTVSAEVTRELATEAEALGIAYVDAPVSGGQAGAENGQLVVMCGGAEDAYAAAEPVIAAYAKACRRMGDVGAGQLTKMVNQICIAGLLQGLSEGMAFAKAAGLDGEAVVEVIQGGAAGSWQMVNRHKTMLAGEYEHGFAVDWMRKDLGICLREAENVGAPLPGTALVDQFYKDVQAMGGGRWDTSSLMARLEKLREG
- a CDS encoding L,D-transpeptidase; its protein translation is MLTRRRFALTAAAALSATAARAQVTVPRYDVPAEMLPRRVRLDTALPPGEVHVFPDSFRLYWTQADGTAIRYFVGVGKPGLYEAGRFYVGAKKTLPSWMPTPGMIEREPELYGPYEGVGLPGALDNPLGAAALYLFAPGRGDTFLRIHGTHEPHTIGTAVSNGCARLVNDQMMDLYARVPMDTPVTLHPRRG
- a CDS encoding ABC transporter permease — encoded protein: MSVPVDPGARSQWRDVWDQFRTHKGALIGAGVFLAICAVVVFGPFLWPLDPTGTDIRGRNQGSSLAHPMGTDQLGRDIFARMMMGGRISLAVGLTAMALSMLVGTFLGVLAGYFKALDGALMRLTDLFLALPILPLLLVMVVLFREPLAGAFGIEAGIFILMVSAIGITSWMQTARIVRGDVLALKEREFVLAARSIGTPARRVISRHMLPNVLSPIMVSATLGIATAIITESTLSFLGLGFPPDFPTWGRLLNDGVAYLQLYPMRAVWPGLAISLVVLSINYVGDGLRDALDPRIRGR
- a CDS encoding ABC transporter permease; this translates as MLTYTFRRLAFAVPTLLIIAAAIFFLLELAPGDPMANVPLTVPSEVKEQMRQALGLGEPAPVRFMLWIRQFFWVEPLNVVDALFGTQFAAGELRIISWQNRAPVFTAIAERIPQTLWVVGTSYVVAILIAVPIGIYSAYRQYSLFDQAGTFITMVGFSVPPFFSGVLVIIIFSVQLGWFPTIYDTRHVVDDWDSFLVQVRQMVLPVMVLALQITSQLSRFMRASVLDNLNQDYVRTARAKGLVESRVILVHVLRNSLLPVVTVIALYVPAIFSGAIITEQIFKVNGIGQLLITALQANDWPMVQTLSFIFAVLIVVSNLIADLLYGVLDPRIRYD
- a CDS encoding peptide ABC transporter substrate-binding protein, coding for MRLTHALLATAAACVPASAFADAHEGERGRDGQVNIIYWQAPSTLNPFLSGGTKDVESASLVLEPLARFDETGTIQPWLVTEIPTVDNGGVAEDLTSITWKLRDDVTWSDGTPFTSADVKFTYEYCTDPEGGCAQITKFESVESVETPDDFTVVVNFKEPTPYPYTAFTGGESPILQKAQFEQCKGAAASTCTEQNFNPIGTGPFVVTEFRTNDVIAFEANENYREEGKPAFASVNFKGGGDADAAGRAVMQTGEFDYAWNLQLAPDVIAQMEAGGMGVPVAGFGPLVERIMLNWTNPDPSLPPEERSVVRPHPFLQDPAVYKAMSMAIDRPLLVEVGYGQAGKVGCNWVPAPEAYASTSIDCSTQDLEGAKAMLEEAGWVDSNGDGVREKDGVELRVLYQTSTNAVRQDFQALIKEWFEEIGIATELRNVNSSVFFGGDAGSPDTFQKFYADLEMYANTFNGTDPQAYLANGLCDKAPTPDTQWQGENISRFCMEEYDALWNELSRTADTAERQRIAKELNDMIVLNGGMIPLVHRGRLSAHANSLGGVKLNVWDSELWNIADWYRQGE